Within the Candidatus Margulisiibacteriota bacterium genome, the region TTTGTTCACAATAAGCTTCTGTCCAATTATTAGGGTCTACTCTAAGTGTTAGTACTTCTCCACCAACGCCACCTATTTCAGCGTTTTTGAAAGGTTTCACCATTTGGTATACCCAATCAGCTTTGGGAGCACAGTCACCATCTGTAAATAGTACGTATTCACCGGTTACTTCTAGTATAGCAGCATTTCTAGCATGTCCTGGAGTTTTGCAGTTTTTTACTTGAACAAATTTTACCCATTTGTTTTTCTTTTGAAAATCTTTAATGATATCAACAGTTGTGTCAGTTGAATCGCCGTCTGCCATAATTAGTTCCATTTTTTCTCTTGGATAATCAATATTACTCATATATTCAAACGTTGTTTTTAGTGTTCTTTCTGAATTTCTAACTGGAATTATTATTGAAATCATTGGCTCAAAATTCTTTTGTGCATTTTTATTTTCTACCATTTATATAGCTCCTTAAATTTTACTTAAGATTTGTCTCGTATAGAGTATTGGAAAACAGAGGTTTAGTCAATAATGAAGTTACTGATTGAGGTATTTTTTGCAAATAGAGTTTGGTGATTTTAGTATTTTTGAGCCTCTTGTTATTTTGCAAAGACTCAGATGGTGTTCGCTTGCTATTTCTCTCTGACTTTTTCCTGAATTTATATCTTTCATCAATTGCCATCTGAGTGTAATGGAGATTCTTTCTTTATCTGTGAGTATTTCTTCTAGAAATTTTTTCATCTCATCTTTATTTGTGATGGAAGCAAAGATATTGATAAGTTCATTGTAGTTGTTTGTCATAATATTTTCCTTAGTTACTCTATATAGTAACATGCTGAAATAATAAATCCCAGCCTAGGCTGGGATTTATTATTAATTCAACTATTTTAAGTAAACAGGTCTATGAGTATAAGACGTATGAAGTAGCTCATGTGCCTTATGACTATTTGGATGGTCTAAAAATTCTTCATAAACCTTTTGAACCATTGGATTGTGGTGAGAACATCTAGCTTTGGATTTTTTATCATCATTGTAGATGCCTTCAGTTCTTTTTTTTCTAATAGTGTTTGTTACACCATAAGGTTGTCCGCCACCACCAATACATCCGCCCGGACAAGCCATAACCTCAATAAAATGCCAAGGAATTTCTTCTCCGTTTTCTTTGGCTTTTTTCACTTTATTCATTACTTTCTTCACATTACTTAAGCCATGGGCAACAGCCACCCTAACTTTAGTTCCTTTAATGTCAATTTCTGCTTCTTTGACGCCTTTTAGTCCTCTAACAGGCTTAATATCAACGTCCGCTAGATCTTCTTTGGTGATTAAGTAATAGGCAGATCTAATAGCTGCTTCCATGACTCCACCAGTAACGCCAAAGATTGTTCCAGCTCCAGAGTATTCACCAAGAAGACTATCAGCTTTTCCTTCTTTTAGGTGATCAAAGATTACTCCAGCGGACTTTGTCATTCTGACTAGCTCTCTAGTTGTAATTACAACGTCGGTGTCTTGAATTCCACTTGCTGACATGTTTTCATCTCTGGAGATTTCATATTTTTTTGCAGTACAAGGCATAACAGATACCATGAAAATATCTTTTGGATCTAAGCCATTCTTCTCTGCGTAGTAGGTTTTAGCCAAAGCACTAAGCATTTGTTGAGGTGATTTTGCTGTTGAGAAATTTTCAATCATACATGGATAGTATTTTTCTAAGTAATCTACCCAACTTGGACAGCAAGAAGTTATTAATGGAAGGCTGGCAGGGTTATTTAAGAACTTATCTACAAACTCGGCACCTTCTTCCATAATTGTGAGGTCAGCTGAGAAGTTTGTATCAAAAACAGCTTTAAAACCTAATTGTCTTAATAATGTATATATTTTGTTGGTAACGATTTCCCCTGATTCATAATCAAATCCTTCGCCAAAAGCAACTCTTACTGCTGGTGCAAATTGTACAACAGCATGTTTAGTTTCGTCGTGAAGACCATCCCAAACTTTATCAACTTCGTCCTTTTCCACAATTGCACCAACAGGGCAGTGTGCACTACATTGTCCACATTTTACACAAGGGCTGTCATTTAGCTGAAGGTCTCCAGCAGGAGCAATATTCATATCGAAGCCTCTGCCAATAAACTCCAACGCCCAAACATCTTGCATATCTTGGCATACTTGCACGCATCTTCCACAGGAAATGCATTTCTGTCGATCGAGGATTAAAGAGGTTGTGGAGCTATCAATAGCTTTTTGTTTAAGTTGAGGAGCAAAGTTTTGTTCTCTTATTCCAAATTCTTTGGCTAGTGTTTGTAGTTCACATTTACCATTACGTTGGCAAGTCAAACATTCGTTAGGGTGATTAGAAAGAATTAATTCCAGCACGATTTTTCTGATATTATATAATTCAGCATCATGGGTAGTAATTTCCATACCTGCTTCAGCGTTAGTAGCACAGGCTCTAACCTTCTTGTTCATTCCTTTTATTTTAACAATACAAAGTCCACAAGAAGCTGTAGGTAATAAGTCTTCGTGGTAGCATAAGGTTGGTATCTTAATGCAAGCTTGTTTGGCTGCATCTAGGATAGAGGTTCCTTCGGGTACTTCAACTTCGATTCCGTTTATTTTAACTTTTATCATCTTTTCAGTCATTTATTTCTCCTTATCCTTTGATGACAGCATCAAATTTACAAGCAGTAACGCAAGCGCCACATTTGATGCATTTTGATTGATCAATTATATGTACCTGTTTGACTGTGCCAATAATTGCATTAACAGGACATTTTCTAGCACATGCAGTACATCCAATACATTTGTCAGCAACAATAGTAAATGTCATAAGTGACTTGCATTTGCCAGAACTACATTTTTTCTGTTCGATATGTTCACGGTATTCTTTTTCGAAATACTTTAAGGTAGACATAACTGGATTGCTAGCTGTTTGTCCTAAACCGCAAAGAGAAGCGTTGTTCATTGCTATTGAAATATCTTTTAGGTTTTTAATGCTTTGCTCTGTGCCTCTACCACAAGAAATATCTTCTAAGATAGATAGAAGTTGTTTGCCTCCGATTCTGCAAGGAGCACATTTTCCACAAGATTCATCAACAGTAAATTGTAAATAGAACTTTACAATATCAACTATACAATCGTCTTCATCCATAACAATTAATCCACCAGAACCCATCATAGAACCAATAGCTACTAGATTGTTATAATCAATAGGAGTATCTAAGTATTGTTCAGGAATAACTCCACCAGATGGTCCGCCGGATTGAGCCGCTTTAAACTTTTTATCATCTTTAATGCCGCCACCTATATCATAAATAATTTCTCTTAGTGTTGTTCCCATTGGTACTTCAATTAACCCAGAATTATTTATTTTTCCAGTTAAAGCAAACACTTTTGTTCCCTTGGAGTTGTCTGTGCCAATTTTGTTAAACCACTCGGCACCTTTGGTAAGAATAACAGGTATATTAGCCCAGGTTTCCACATTATTAATACAAGTTGGTTTATCCCAGAGTCCTTTAACGGAAGGGAATGGTGGTCTAGGGGTAGGCATTCCTCTACTACCTTCTATAGAGCGAAGTAGTGCAGTTTCTTCTCCACAAACAAAGGCTCCTGCTCCAAGTCTTATTTCAATATCAAAACTAAATTCTGAGCCTAAAATATTGTCTCCAAGTAGTCCTAGTTCTTTGGCTTGGTTTATCGCTATTTCCAATCTTGTAATAGCTAATGGATATTCTGCTCTTATATAGATAAACCCTTTGTTAGCACCGATAGTTTTTCCGCAAATAGTCATAGCTTCTAGAACTGAGTGAGGGTCGCCTTCCAGTGTGCTTCTGTCCATATAAGCACCAGGGTCGCCTTCATCCGCATTACAAACAACATATTTTTGGTCAGCATTTTCTTGTTTTGTTAAATTCCATTTTAGCCAAGTAGGAAAGCCGGCTCCACCTCTTCCTCTGAGTCCAGATATTTTTAGTTCATTGATAATATCCTCAGGAGACATTTCAAAGATAGCTTTTTCAAGAGCTACATATCCCTCTCTTGCTATATATTCGTTAATGTTTTCAGGGTCAATAATTCCACAGTTTCTTAGAACAATACGGAATTGTTTTTGGTAAAACTCGATATCTTCTATCTTCACTCTCCCTTGATCTTCGGAAGGCTTGTATTCTAGTCTGTGTACAGGGCGACCTTTAATTAGATGTTCTTGAACAATTTCTTTAATATCTGCAGGTGTTACTTTTACATAAAAAGTTTCACTAGGTAATATTTTGATAATAGGTCCTTGTTCACAAAAACCAAAACAACCAGTTTTTACTATTTGTACCTCATTTTTAAGATTGTTATCAAAAATTTCTTTTTGTAGAAGTTTATACATTTCATCGGATTTGCTAGACTCGCAGGCGGTTCCGCCACAGATAAGTACGAAGGTATTGTATGCCATTTTATATTCCTTTCTTTAATTGTCTATGATATCCATAGCAGGCTTATCCTGAATATGGTCATCTAATAGTTCTTTACCAATGATGTGTTTTAAGACTATTTTTTTTGCAATATCTTTATTGACGTTGCCATATACAATTGTAGGCATTCCAGGAACAATTATTTCAACAGTTGGCTCAACATTGCAAGCGCCCATGCAACCAGTTTGCTTTACTTTGACATTTGTAAGACCATGTTCGTCTAATGCTTCAACAAAAGAATTTAGCGTGTCTTTTGCTCCAGCTGCAATTCCACATGTTCCCATGCCAATAATTATGGAGCTATTATCCTGTTCGTTGTTTCTTCTTGAATATTCTTGTACCTTTTCTCCGCGGAGTTTTCTAAGGTCATCCAGTGTAAGTTTGCTCATTTTTTACCTCCTATAAAATATTATCTTTTAAATATTTTTTTAATAAACTAAGGGACTCTGATGTATTAATATCACCCAAAGCTTCTACTAATTCTTTTTTTGAAAAAGATGTCTTTTCTGTTTCCTTATATTCTTGAATGGCAAGGTTAAATTCTCCGGGGAAATTAATTAAGGATAGATAGGTAATAATTTTATCTCCAATAGGAGGGGTGTCAATATTTTTTGTATTAAAAGAAAACTTGATAGTTGTTCCTTTATCTTTTTCTGATTGAATGTATATTTCTCCTTGTGACTGTTGAATCCCTTGGGCAAGAAAGGGAAGCCCGAGTCCAACATCTCTTTCATGTTTTTTGTCGCTGTCAGTATAAAAGGGATCTAAGACTTTTTTAATAGTTTCTTCGTCCATACCTTTACCATTATCTGTGATAATTACTTCAATAATGTTATTGCTATCCTTGAAGTCAATAGAAATAAGGCTCGCTCCAGCTTCAATGGAGTTTTGCGTGATGTCTGTAATATAGTCACAAATAGTATGATGCATTTTAATTATATTTTTTTAAAATCGCAGGGATTTCCTCTGTGTTAAGTTTTCCGTATACTTGTTTGTCAATAATCATAACTGGGGCAAGTCCGCAACAACCCACGCATCTCAACGCTTCAAGTGAGAAGTTGCCATCTTCGGATGTGCCATTAACTGGTATACCAAAATTTGTTTCTAATTCATCAATAATGTCTTGTCCACCTTTTAAATAGCAAGCAGTTCCCATGCAAACTTGTATTTGGTGTTTTCCTGGAGCTTTTAGCTTGAAATAATGATAGAAAGTTATTACGCCATAAATTTTAGCTAAATTTACATCTATCATTTCTGTTAATTTCAAGGCTGCTTGTCTTGGAACGTATCCAAATTCTTCTTGGACTTTATGGAGAATCATGATTAGATTTCCCGGCTTGTCCTTCCATTCTGCTATGTATTCGTTTAATTCTTTAGAAAAGTTGATCTGTTCTGACATTGTCGCCTCCACCTTAACGATAATTTTATATAGTGTATTATAGTACTAAGTTGTATTTATCTGCAATATAAAAGTTTGTTTTTGGCTTTTTTATGAGAATTATGAGCATTAAGGTGCTTTAATATTTGATATAATATTTATTTATTGTTACAATAAGGAACATTAAAGGCATTATGGAGGATTTAAATGACATTTAATAAAGAGTTGGTTGTTAGATTGTTGAGGTATAAAAATGCCTTGCTTAAGCTCAAGAACTTGGGTGTGCTGAAAGTTTTCTCTGATAATATTGCAGACACTGCTGGTGTTACGGCGTCTCAGGTGAGAAAAGATTTTTCTTTACTTAAGATTGCAGGAAACAAACGAGGTGGCTATCAAATTGAAGAACTTTTAGATGATATTACTAATATTGTTGGACCAACAAGTGGAGAAAGTATTGTAGTTGTCGGTTGTGGGAACATTGGCCGAGCGCTTATGAATTACAAAGGATTTCATAGTGAGACATTTGAGATGATAGCCGGATTTGATATTAGCCCAGAGGTAGTAAATAACGAAAACAGTTGCAAGGTATATGGCATGGATAAGCTAGAAGAGTTTGTCTCAGTTAATAATATCAAAGTAGCAATTATTTCAGTCCCAGACAATGTTGCTGCAGAGGTATACGACAAGTTAGTTAAAATTGGAGTTAAGGGTTTTCTTAATTTTGCTAGAGTTAATTTAAGGGAAATTGAGGGAGTTTTTGTGAATAATGTTAATTTGGAATTAAATATTGAAAACTTATTTTATTATATTAATTTTATGGAAAAAGGAAAAAGCATATGATTCCAGACCGAAGACCGATATCGTTATTAGAAATCACCTCAAGACTAGACCTACAAGTAATCAATCAAACTGCTGACTTAGATTCAATTATTATCCATCATATAATCGCTTCAGATTTAATGAGTGATGTATTAGTGATAGGTAACGAGGTTAATCTCCTTATTACTTCTTTAGCAACAGACCAATCAATTAGAACTGCAAGTATCATGGACATGTCAGGTGTTATCATTGTTAATGGTAAAGAAATCACCGAAAATATGAAAGAATTATCCAAAGAGCTTGGTATAAACTTATTTTCTTCGGATCTTACTAAGTATGATGCCAGTTGTTTTTTATATGATCTTCAGAAAGGCAGGTAGTTATGCCAGTTAATAAAAGTATTAAGTTATTTCAAGAAAATTCTCCTTCAATTTTACTAGATGTCATTTATCGCTCCAAAATCAAAGATATTATGTCAAGAAAGCTTATTACTTCGTCACCAAAGGCAACCATTAAAGAAGCAAAAACACTTATGAAGGAAGCCGAAGTTACAGGTATCCCTATAGTTGAGAACAATGAGTTGGTGGGGATGATTAGCATTGATGATATTTTTAGGGCAATTGATGGTAATTATATGGAACAATTAGTTGAGGACCACATGTCCACAGACGTAATTGTTTTAGAGGATGATATGCCTCTTGCTTTTGGAATAACATATTTTGAAAAGTTTAAGTATGGCAGATTTCCAGTAATTGATAAAAACAAAAAACTGGTTGGAATTATCACGAGTAGAGATATTTTACATGAACTTCTTTATCAGTTAAACCAAGAAGTAGCTAGGTTAGAAAGTGAAATAAGGAGTGAAGCTGAGCCAGATTTAATTACTTTGAGAGAAGTTTATAAGATAAAAAAGATGGATTTTTCTAATGCTGGGAAGGCTTCAAATGAAATAAAAAAATTGTTAAAAGAAAGAAATTTTGATTCCAAGCTTGTCAGAAGAGTATCCGTTGCTGCTTATGAATTAGAGATAAACATAACAATTCACTCAGATGGTGGTGAATTAGAGTTTTATTTAGATAAAGGAAAGGCAGTTGTCATCGCCAGAGATAATTCTCCAGGAATCGAGGATGTGAACAAAGCCTTAAAACAAGGGTTTTCTACTGCTGATAACACAATCAAGTCTCTTGGATTTGGTGCTGGAATGGGTCTTCCCAATGTTAAGCGCGTTTCAGATGAGTTTAGTATTTCTTCAGAAGCAGGAAAAGGCACGATTGTCCAAGCCACTATCATGATTAAGGAAAACAAATAGAAGAAGGGAGTTATAATGAAAATCTCAGATTTAGTTAAAGTTAGCGAGTTGACATTAGTCCAGCCAGATTATGAGGATGCTCCGGTTTCTGCAGGTTATACTTCTGATTTATTGAGTGATGTTATGGCAAATGCTAGTGAAGCAGGTGTTTTAATTACGATTCAGGCACACAAAAACACTTTAGCAGTTTGTAAACTTTTGGAGATACACTCTTTGATTATTTGTAATGGCCGAGAAACAGATGACGAGTTTATGTCTATAGCCAAGAGGGAACGAGTAGCAGTTTTTGTTACAGATTTAAATCAATTTCAAGCAAGTGTTCTCATTGGTCAAATGCTTTAATTTATGGATAAGCAATCGATTATTGAATTAAATCAGCTTGGTTTAGCTGATTTGCATATTCATTCATGTCTTTCTCCTTGTGCAGATTTATATATGTCTCCAAGGTTTATTGCAAAAAATGCGGTGGAGAGAGGGCTAAAGATGGCTGCACTTACAGACCATAATTCTTCTCAAAATTGTCCTGCCTTTAAGTATGAGTGCGAAAAAGTTGGAATAGTACCTCTTTTTGGTATGGAATTAAATACTAAAGAAGAAATTCACGTTCTATGCATAACGGATCAACTAGAGAGAGCTTTAGCTTTTGATAAAATAGTTTCAGAAAAAATATCCAAATTTGAAAATGATCCATTGGTATTTGGTGACCAACCAGTTGTTAATGAAAAGGAGGAGATTTTATATCAGATTCCTTATTATTTAGGTAATGCAGTTAATATCTCTATTGACCATATTTGGGACTATCTTGATCCAAATCATTGGTTAATTATCCCTTCGCATATTAACAGACAAAGAAACAGCTTGATTACTAATTTAGGCTTTATTCCCGACCTACCTTTTGATGCCGTTGAAGTTGCCAAAGCCAACGACGATGGTAGGAAAATGTGGGGTAATTATATAGTTGTTCGTAATAGTGATATGCATAGACTGGATTTTTAATAATTATCATATTATTATCTCTGTAAGATGAATTCTCCAAAGCTCTCTACCTTTACTGGCGTCTTTACTCCCAACATCCTGACAATTATTGGTGTTATAATTTTCTTAAGGTCTGGCTTTGTGGTTGGTAATGCTGGATTATTGTCTGCTTTATTAATCTTAGTTCTTTGTCATGTTGTTTCTGTTATTACTACCTTTTCCTTGGCATCTATTGCTACCAATATGTCTGAGGTTAAAGGCGGAGGCATTTATTACCTTATTTCTAGAAGCATTGGAGTGGGTCATGGTGGGGCAATTGGAATTATTTTATATTTAGCTCAGACTATTTCGGTATCTATGTATATTATTGGTTTTTGTGAGGTAATTGTTAGTCTTTTTCCAGGTCTTGTTGAATTTCAAAAGCTGTTAGGATTGATTACTTTAGGGGTTTTGTTTATTCCTGCTTATAAAGGAGCAGATATTGCTAGCAAGGTGCAAGTTTATATTCTTGCAGCCTTGGGGTTGTCTTTGCTGGTATTTTTTGTAAGTTCTATTATCCAGTTTGATCAAGGTATTTTTTTAAGTAATCTTCAGCCTGCCTATCTTCCAGGAATAAGCTTTGGGCTTATGTTTGCTTTGTTCTTTCCAGCTGTAACTGGGTTTACTCAAGGAGTGAGTCTTTCTGGTGTCTTAAAAACACCTCAAAAAAGTATTATGATTGGTACTTTTTTAGCAGTATTTGCTGGGTTTATAGTTTATTTTATAGCAATTATTTTGCTTGCAGGAACTGCTAGTAGAGAACAGCTATTAACCGATTATTATGTCATGCAAACAATTTCCTTTATTCCTGCGATGATTATTCTTGGCGTTTTCGCTTCTACTATTTCTTCTGGATTAGGTAGTTTCATGGGTGCTCCGCACATCCTTCAGGCTTTTTCTAAAGATAAAATTCTTCCTTTTATTGAGTTTTTTGCGGTGGGAAGCAAGAAAACAGGCGAACCAAAGCGCGCGGTTATTATGACATTTATTATTGCTGCTATTGCTATTATTGTTGCTGACTTAAACTCTATTGCCCCAGTAATCACAATGTTTTTTCTTATTTCTTATGGGATGATGAACTACTCGACTTTCATCGAGTCTTATTCAAAAAACCCATCTTTCAGACCAAGCTTCAAGTACAACCATTGGATTGTTTCACTCATTGGTGTTGTTGTGATTGTAGTTGTTATGCTGATTATTGATGTTGTTAGTGCGGTGGTTGCTTTTTTAATCTTATTTGGACTTAATAATTATTTAAGTAGAAGCAAAACAAAAAAACAATTTAAGGATTCTAGAACAGGGTATTATTTTCAGAAGATTAAGGAATATATGATTAAGCTTCAAAGCCAACCAATCGAAATGAAAAACTGGAGACCACAAATATTGCTTTTAACAGGCAAGCCAAAAGATAGAATAGACCTGATTAAGTTTGGAAAAACCATTGAAGCGAGTAAAGGAACAATCTCTTTGCTTTGGGTTCTTCGTAACTACGAAGGTAATCCATTAAGGGCTAAATTTAAGGCTGAA harbors:
- a CDS encoding NADH-quinone oxidoreductase subunit NuoF, whose amino-acid sequence is MAYNTFVLICGGTACESSKSDEMYKLLQKEIFDNNLKNEVQIVKTGCFGFCEQGPIIKILPSETFYVKVTPADIKEIVQEHLIKGRPVHRLEYKPSEDQGRVKIEDIEFYQKQFRIVLRNCGIIDPENINEYIAREGYVALEKAIFEMSPEDIINELKISGLRGRGGAGFPTWLKWNLTKQENADQKYVVCNADEGDPGAYMDRSTLEGDPHSVLEAMTICGKTIGANKGFIYIRAEYPLAITRLEIAINQAKELGLLGDNILGSEFSFDIEIRLGAGAFVCGEETALLRSIEGSRGMPTPRPPFPSVKGLWDKPTCINNVETWANIPVILTKGAEWFNKIGTDNSKGTKVFALTGKINNSGLIEVPMGTTLREIIYDIGGGIKDDKKFKAAQSGGPSGGVIPEQYLDTPIDYNNLVAIGSMMGSGGLIVMDEDDCIVDIVKFYLQFTVDESCGKCAPCRIGGKQLLSILEDISCGRGTEQSIKNLKDISIAMNNASLCGLGQTASNPVMSTLKYFEKEYREHIEQKKCSSGKCKSLMTFTIVADKCIGCTACARKCPVNAIIGTVKQVHIIDQSKCIKCGACVTACKFDAVIKG
- a CDS encoding sensor histidine kinase, whose product is MHHTICDYITDITQNSIEAGASLISIDFKDSNNIIEVIITDNGKGMDEETIKKVLDPFYTDSDKKHERDVGLGLPFLAQGIQQSQGEIYIQSEKDKGTTIKFSFNTKNIDTPPIGDKIITYLSLINFPGEFNLAIQEYKETEKTSFSKKELVEALGDINTSESLSLLKKYLKDNIL
- a CDS encoding NADH-dependent [FeFe] hydrogenase, group A6 — encoded protein: MTEKMIKVKINGIEVEVPEGTSILDAAKQACIKIPTLCYHEDLLPTASCGLCIVKIKGMNKKVRACATNAEAGMEITTHDAELYNIRKIVLELILSNHPNECLTCQRNGKCELQTLAKEFGIREQNFAPQLKQKAIDSSTTSLILDRQKCISCGRCVQVCQDMQDVWALEFIGRGFDMNIAPAGDLQLNDSPCVKCGQCSAHCPVGAIVEKDEVDKVWDGLHDETKHAVVQFAPAVRVAFGEGFDYESGEIVTNKIYTLLRQLGFKAVFDTNFSADLTIMEEGAEFVDKFLNNPASLPLITSCCPSWVDYLEKYYPCMIENFSTAKSPQQMLSALAKTYYAEKNGLDPKDIFMVSVMPCTAKKYEISRDENMSASGIQDTDVVITTRELVRMTKSAGVIFDHLKEGKADSLLGEYSGAGTIFGVTGGVMEAAIRSAYYLITKEDLADVDIKPVRGLKGVKEAEIDIKGTKVRVAVAHGLSNVKKVMNKVKKAKENGEEIPWHFIEVMACPGGCIGGGGQPYGVTNTIRKKRTEGIYNDDKKSKARCSHHNPMVQKVYEEFLDHPNSHKAHELLHTSYTHRPVYLK
- a CDS encoding amino acid permease — its product is MNSPKLSTFTGVFTPNILTIIGVIIFLRSGFVVGNAGLLSALLILVLCHVVSVITTFSLASIATNMSEVKGGGIYYLISRSIGVGHGGAIGIILYLAQTISVSMYIIGFCEVIVSLFPGLVEFQKLLGLITLGVLFIPAYKGADIASKVQVYILAALGLSLLVFFVSSIIQFDQGIFLSNLQPAYLPGISFGLMFALFFPAVTGFTQGVSLSGVLKTPQKSIMIGTFLAVFAGFIVYFIAIILLAGTASREQLLTDYYVMQTISFIPAMIILGVFASTISSGLGSFMGAPHILQAFSKDKILPFIEFFAVGSKKTGEPKRAVIMTFIIAAIAIIVADLNSIAPVITMFFLISYGMMNYSTFIESYSKNPSFRPSFKYNHWIVSLIGVVVIVVVMLIIDVVSAVVAFLILFGLNNYLSRSKTKKQFKDSRTGYYFQKIKEYMIKLQSQPIEMKNWRPQILLLTGKPKDRIDLIKFGKTIEASKGTISLLWVLRNYEGNPLRAKFKAEKELLDYTKNEEIKTLGDVVVADNYLEGLKVIVQTYGFQGFRPNTLLLGWSDKEGKEREDYLEIIRFANMYGKNIAIFDGSMDFLLDSSKTSVVDVWWRGEANGALMLMLAHLLVHGNKIKNAKLRLMRSVDDKLKINQAEEELEDLLVSSRIDAEVCVVLDTEEVCCSISTYSKDADVVFLGLSFGEDGSDFLKQYNPYRESFKSIVLVKSSDKLKLEE
- a CDS encoding (2Fe-2S) ferredoxin domain-containing protein, with amino-acid sequence MSKLTLDDLRKLRGEKVQEYSRRNNEQDNSSIIIGMGTCGIAAGAKDTLNSFVEALDEHGLTNVKVKQTGCMGACNVEPTVEIIVPGMPTIVYGNVNKDIAKKIVLKHIIGKELLDDHIQDKPAMDIIDN
- a CDS encoding PHP domain-containing protein; this translates as MDKQSIIELNQLGLADLHIHSCLSPCADLYMSPRFIAKNAVERGLKMAALTDHNSSQNCPAFKYECEKVGIVPLFGMELNTKEEIHVLCITDQLERALAFDKIVSEKISKFENDPLVFGDQPVVNEKEEILYQIPYYLGNAVNISIDHIWDYLDPNHWLIIPSHINRQRNSLITNLGFIPDLPFDAVEVAKANDDGRKMWGNYIVVRNSDMHRLDF
- a CDS encoding NAD(P)H-dependent oxidoreductase subunit E, producing the protein MSEQINFSKELNEYIAEWKDKPGNLIMILHKVQEEFGYVPRQAALKLTEMIDVNLAKIYGVITFYHYFKLKAPGKHQIQVCMGTACYLKGGQDIIDELETNFGIPVNGTSEDGNFSLEALRCVGCCGLAPVMIIDKQVYGKLNTEEIPAILKKYN
- a CDS encoding redox-sensing transcriptional repressor Rex, giving the protein MTFNKELVVRLLRYKNALLKLKNLGVLKVFSDNIADTAGVTASQVRKDFSLLKIAGNKRGGYQIEELLDDITNIVGPTSGESIVVVGCGNIGRALMNYKGFHSETFEMIAGFDISPEVVNNENSCKVYGMDKLEEFVSVNNIKVAIISVPDNVAAEVYDKLVKIGVKGFLNFARVNLREIEGVFVNNVNLELNIENLFYYINFMEKGKSI
- a CDS encoding Trp family transcriptional regulator, which gives rise to MTNNYNELINIFASITNKDEMKKFLEEILTDKERISITLRWQLMKDINSGKSQREIASEHHLSLCKITRGSKILKSPNSICKKYLNQ
- a CDS encoding CBS domain-containing protein, yielding MPVNKSIKLFQENSPSILLDVIYRSKIKDIMSRKLITSSPKATIKEAKTLMKEAEVTGIPIVENNELVGMISIDDIFRAIDGNYMEQLVEDHMSTDVIVLEDDMPLAFGITYFEKFKYGRFPVIDKNKKLVGIITSRDILHELLYQLNQEVARLESEIRSEAEPDLITLREVYKIKKMDFSNAGKASNEIKKLLKERNFDSKLVRRVSVAAYELEINITIHSDGGELEFYLDKGKAVVIARDNSPGIEDVNKALKQGFSTADNTIKSLGFGAGMGLPNVKRVSDEFSISSEAGKGTIVQATIMIKENK